CATGATGGGCACCGCTGCTACCTGCCGCGCCAGAGGCAAGCACCTCGCCCACGAAGCGCCGGATGTGGCCGGTTTTTCGATTACATTCGGCCCACGCGCCCACCTAGCGCCGAATGTGGCCGGTTTTTCGACTACATTTGGCCCACGCGCCCACGCAGCGCCGAATGTTTGGTCCACGCCGCTTCCGCCACGCCGCATGTAATCGGTTTTTCGATTACATTTGGCCCACGCGCCCACCTAGCGCCGAATGTGGCCGGTTTTTCGACTACATTTGGCCCACACGCCCACGCAGCGCCCAATGTGGTCGGTTTTTCATACACACCCGGCACGTTGCAACCTCGGCGCAACTCTTGTGTTCGATTGTAAATTCGCATTGTCTACCAGAAACAAATGTCTGCCATCCTGTATAGGATGGCAGACATTCCCAGCTGTATTCAAGTATTATTTGCGGTATGAGGCCAGCTTCTCGTTCAGCTCGCGGGTCTGGGTGTATACGTCCTGATACAAGGCGAAGATGCCATCGTACAGGGCAGCCTGCTCGGCATTCGGGGTGTAAACCTCAGCCGGACGGATGAAGGCTTCCGCACATTCGCTCAGGGAGCCGAACCAGCCTGCGCCATACGCGGCCAGCATCGCTGCGCCCATCGCCGGGCCTTGCTCGCTCTCCAGCTTGATGATGGAAGCGCCGAAGATATCGGCCTGCATCTGCAGCCAGGCTTCATTCTTGGCACCGCCGCCGATGGCCACAACCTCGGTGATCGCTTTGCCGGATTCACGCACAATCTCAATCGATTCACGCAGCGAGAACGTAATACCCTCCAGCACAGCGCGGGTGAAGTGGGACAGGGTATGCCCGGAATCCATGCCGATGAAGCTGCCGCGGATATTCGCATCCGGGTGCGGTGTACGTTCGCCGCTGATGTAAGGGGTGAACAGCAGCCCGCTGCTTCCGGCCGGAATCGCGTTCACGCCCTGCAGCAGCTCGTCGAAGCTCTTGTCTGCCGCAAAAGTCTCCTTGAACCAGGTCAAGCTGTGCCCTGCCGCCAGGGTCACGCCCATAATATAGAAGGCATCCTTCTCACTGTGGTTGAAGAAGTGAACCTTGCCTTCCAGGTTAAGATCCTTGTTGCTCTCATAGGACAGCACGACACCGGAGGTTCCGATGCTGCACATCGTCCGGCCTTCGCCCAGAATCCCGGCACCCAGCGCGCCGCAGGCATTGTCCGCACCGCCGGCGTATACCCGGGTAGTTGGCAGCAGGCCGGAGGCTGCGGCAATCTCAGGCAGCAAGGTTCCGGTCTGGTCGAACGATTCCACCAGCCGCGGACAGATGGACAGCGGAAGATTGAAGGCTTCAGCAATCTCAGCGCTCCACTGCTTCGCGCCTACATCCAGCAGCAGGGTTCCGGCGGCATCGGAGTAATCCATAGCGTAATCACCGGTCAGGTGGTAGCGCACATAGTCCTTCGGCAGCAGGAAGACCTCCGCCTTGGCGAACACCTCCGGCTCATTCTCCTGCACCCACAGAATCTTCGGCAGGGTGAAGCCTTCAAGGGCGCGGTTGCGGGCGATATCAATCAGCTTGCCGCCCAGCGCTTGCTCAATCTTGCGGCATTGTGCCGTCGTCCGCGTATCATTCCATAGAATGGCCGGACGCAGCGCCTTGCCTTCGCCGTCTACGAGCACCAGCCCGTGCATCTGGCCCGAGAAGCTGATGCCGTCAATCTGCGATGGCTCCGCACCGGATACCTCCATCAGGCGCTTCAGGCTGGCAATTGTTCCTTTGACCCAATCCTCCGGGCTCTGCTCGCTCCAGTTCGGCTGCGGTCGGCTGAGCGGATACGCTTCAGAGTGCTCGAACGCCACCTTGCCCTGGGGATCAACCAGTACAGTCTTTACCGCGCTGGTTCCCAGATCGACACCGATTACATATTTCATAGTTAGCCTCCTAAAAGTTTTGCGGGGGTCCGCTTCCTGTATTCACTTCAAGCAAAACTCGCTTCGTAAGCATAAGCTTAAGTTTTGCGGGAATCCGCATCCTGTATTCACTTCAAGCAAAACTCGCTTCATAAGCATACGCTTAGTTATATGAAGCAATTCTTCTCTTAAAACTTCTCTGCACCCGTAAGGCGGCAATTGTATTTCCTGCAATAGATTCCACTTAAACCGGCCGAAAATCGTAAGCTATTGCACTTTGTACACTAGAATTTCTTGATAATACTGTTTCGTGCATGATCCTCGAACATCTGTTGTACGAAATACAGCAGAATGCTATTTTCCAGCGGCAGCAGAGCATTCTATTGCACAAAATACACTCACCCATCCCTACTCCGCAGGAACTCTGCCAATCCAGTATCAAACCAGTATCAAAAAAAGGGGCTGCCGAAGAATGCTCTCTTCAGCAACCCCCGTTGCGTGTATTATCTAATCTTACTCAACAGTCAGGATGTACTGGTTCAATGTAGCTCTCAGCAGCTCCTGGCGGCCGGATTTGTTCGGACGCGGATTCTCATTGTTCAGCGCGTAGTCAGCAAGCGAAGCCAGGGTAGCCTTGCCGGATACGATGTCAGCGCCAATGCCTTCATTGAAGCTGCTGTAACGCTCAGCGATGAAGTTCTCGAATACGCCGTCTTCCAGCAGCTTGGCAGCTACCTTCAGGCCCTTAGCGTATACGTCCATACCGGAGATGTGTGCCAGGAACAGATCCTCAGGCTCGAAGGAAGGACGGCGAACCTTGGAGTCGAAGTTGATTCCGCCTTTGCCCAGACCATCGTTCTTCAGTACTTCGTACAGCGTCAGTGTAGCATCATAGATGCTTGCAGGGAATTCGTCAGTATCCCAGCCCAGCAGCGGATCGCCCTGGTTCGCATCGAGTGATCCCAGCATACCGTTGATGCGGGCTACATGCAGTTCATGCTCGAAGGTGTGTCCAGCCAGTGTAGCATGGTTCGCTTCAAGGTTCAGCTTGAAGTGCTTATCCAGGTTGTACTTCTGCAGGAATGCGATGCAGGTTGCAGCGTCGAAGTCATATTGGTGCTTAGTAGGCTCTTTCGGCTTAGGCTCGATCAGGAATTGTCCGTCGAAGCCGATCTCCTTCGCATAATCAACAGCCATGCTGAACAGGCGGGCAATGTTGTCCTGCTCAAGCTGCATGTTGGTGTTCAGCAGTGTTTCGTAGCCTTCACGGCCGCCCCAGAATACATAGTTGTCAGCGCCCAGACGTTTACCCACTTCCAGACCCTTCTTCACCTGTGCAGCAGCGTGTGCGTATACGTCAGCGTTGCAGGTGGAGCCTGCACCGTGCATGTAGCGCGGGTTGGTGAACATGTTGGCTGTGTTCCACAGCAGTTTTTTGCCGGAGGATTTCATGCCTTGTTCAAGGATGTCAACGATCGTATCGATGTTGCTGTAGAATTCACGCAGGGACGCGCCTTCAGGAGCGATGTCCACATCGTGGAAGCAGTAGTACTGCAGATCCATCTTCTCCATGAATTCAAAAGCAGCTTCTGCACGGGCTTTCGCTTTATCCAGCGTGCTCAGCTTGTCCCAGGCGCGGACGGCTGTCTCAGCACCGAACGGGTCGGAACCGCCAGCAGTAAGTGTATGCCAGTAGGCCATTGCAAATTTCAGGTGCTCTTCCATCGTTTTGCCGGCTACGATTTCTTTCGGGTTGTAGAATTTGAATGAATACGGGTTAGTGGAACGGCTTCCCTCATAAGAGACCTTGCTCACTGTTTCAAAATAAGCCATTTGTAAAATCCTCCTCAATATTCGCTCTATCCGCAAGCGTTTACAGCAACATCTTAACACATCTCTCCGACTTTGTATATTGGTTAAACAAAGTTTTTTTATTTTTATTTTTGACTCCCGCCCGTGGGTCATTCTCTCCCTTG
This region of Paenibacillus sp. FSL K6-1096 genomic DNA includes:
- the xylB gene encoding xylulokinase, producing the protein MKYVIGVDLGTSAVKTVLVDPQGKVAFEHSEAYPLSRPQPNWSEQSPEDWVKGTIASLKRLMEVSGAEPSQIDGISFSGQMHGLVLVDGEGKALRPAILWNDTRTTAQCRKIEQALGGKLIDIARNRALEGFTLPKILWVQENEPEVFAKAEVFLLPKDYVRYHLTGDYAMDYSDAAGTLLLDVGAKQWSAEIAEAFNLPLSICPRLVESFDQTGTLLPEIAAASGLLPTTRVYAGGADNACGALGAGILGEGRTMCSIGTSGVVLSYESNKDLNLEGKVHFFNHSEKDAFYIMGVTLAAGHSLTWFKETFAADKSFDELLQGVNAIPAGSSGLLFTPYISGERTPHPDANIRGSFIGMDSGHTLSHFTRAVLEGITFSLRESIEIVRESGKAITEVVAIGGGAKNEAWLQMQADIFGASIIKLESEQGPAMGAAMLAAYGAGWFGSLSECAEAFIRPAEVYTPNAEQAALYDGIFALYQDVYTQTRELNEKLASYRK
- the xylA gene encoding xylose isomerase, which produces MAYFETVSKVSYEGSRSTNPYSFKFYNPKEIVAGKTMEEHLKFAMAYWHTLTAGGSDPFGAETAVRAWDKLSTLDKAKARAEAAFEFMEKMDLQYYCFHDVDIAPEGASLREFYSNIDTIVDILEQGMKSSGKKLLWNTANMFTNPRYMHGAGSTCNADVYAHAAAQVKKGLEVGKRLGADNYVFWGGREGYETLLNTNMQLEQDNIARLFSMAVDYAKEIGFDGQFLIEPKPKEPTKHQYDFDAATCIAFLQKYNLDKHFKLNLEANHATLAGHTFEHELHVARINGMLGSLDANQGDPLLGWDTDEFPASIYDATLTLYEVLKNDGLGKGGINFDSKVRRPSFEPEDLFLAHISGMDVYAKGLKVAAKLLEDGVFENFIAERYSSFNEGIGADIVSGKATLASLADYALNNENPRPNKSGRQELLRATLNQYILTVE